From Cercospora beticola chromosome 6, complete sequence, a single genomic window includes:
- a CDS encoding uncharacterized protein (CAZy:GT90): MRTIALWATLLLLISAALILWTTTKGTPEFAQTYIDSAAEYIQSQQTHKDEPTLTVPQPAPPPQNAHQSWTYDYKEHGRNYALTEEQCGAAFPDLFKEIDRAVEYRKEVAGTITEEETKADWKEDGIVRAQIYDNQLYIIDPRGITDGNTRPRALATLHALHRAVSASPTKLPNIEFTFVVHDFALDFEHPGNQTTWAYTRKKDQPSLWLMPDFGLWGWPDVGLRSYQELQSVLERTESLFEDKIPKVVWRGSLDVGSKDVRQGLVDHSEGQPWADVKALHWDNPADIEENLLTMQDHCAYQFLAQTEGNSYSGRLKFLLNCHSVLLSHDLDWVELYHHLLISHGPEQNYVHVERDYSDLNKKMRRLLHPSSFSNSPQTIADNARRTFRERYLTPAAEACYWRALIRAWASVQGFEPQFWQEVEQFDKVTKTKKKMQKPLGAPFEAYAIMEEVDWEIPAIPRKMCIKKPEEEHCREH, from the coding sequence ATGCGCACGATAGCCCTGTGGGCCACCCTGCTCTTGCTGATCAGCGCTGCACTAATTCtttggacgacgacgaaagGCACACCCGAATTTGCGCAGACCTACATCGACTCCGCCGCCGAATACATTCAGAGCCAGCAAACGCACAAAGACGAGCCCACCTTGACGGTACCGCAGCCTGCGCCTCCTCCTCAAAATGCGCATCAGTCCTGGACCTACGACTACAAAGAGCACGGGCGCAACTATGCCTTGACGGAGGAACAGTGTGGCGCGGCTTTTCCGGATCTGTTTAAAGAGATTGACCGCGCGGTGGAATACAGAAAAGAGGTGGCAGGAACAATAACTGAAGAAGAGACCAAAGCCGATTGGAAAGAGGATGGCATTGTCAGGGCGCAAATCTATGACAATCAGCTCTACATAATCGATCCTCGCGGCATCACAGACGGGAACACGCGACCTCGAGCGCTGGCGACGCTACACGCGCTCCACCGCGCagtttctgcttctccgaCCAAGCTGCCGAATATCGAATTTACCTTCGTGGTCCATGACTTTGCTCTCGACTTCGAGCATCCCGGCAACCAGACGACATGGGCATACACGAGAAAGAAAGATCAGCCTTCGCTCTGGCTTATGCCTGACTTTGGTCTTTGGGGCTGGCCGGACGTTGGCTTGCGATCGTATCAGGAACTGCAGAGTGTGCTCGAGCGCACGGAGAGCTTGTTCGAGGACAAAATACCAAAGGTCGTGTGGCGGGGCTCACTCGACGTGGGATCCAAAGACGTTCGGCAAGGACTGGTGGACCACTCTGAAGGTCAGCCATGGGCAGATGTCAAAGCTCTGCACTGGGACAACCCGGCGGACATCGAGGAGAACCTCCTAACGATGCAAGATCATTGCGCGTACCAATTCCTCGCACAAACAGAAGGCAACTCGTATTCGGGCCGGCTCAAGTTCTTGCTCAACTGTCATTCAGTTTTGCTTTCGCACGACCTCGACTGGGTCGAATTGTATCATCATCTATTGATTAGCCATGGACCGGAACAGAACTACGTCCACGTGGAGAGGGATTACAGTGACCTCAACAAAAAGATGAGACGACTTCTGCATCCATCTTCTTTCAGCAACAGCCCGCAAACCATCGCGGACAACGCAAGACGTACTTTCCGCGAGAGATATCTCACCCCGGCCGCCGAGGCGTGCTACTGGCGAGCATTGATCCGGGCCTGGGCGTCCGTTCAAGGCTTCGAGCCGCAGTTCTGGCAGGAGGTCGAGCAGTTCGACAAAGTCaccaagacgaagaagaaaatgCAGAAACCTCTAGGAGCACCATTCGAGGCATATGCCATCATGGAAGAGGTAGATTGGGAGATCCCGGCGATCCCGAGAAAGATGTGTATCAAGAAGCCTGAGGAGGAGCATTGCCGTGAGCActag
- a CDS encoding uncharacterized protein (CAZy:CE5) — translation MVRSTLYLNVALAAIAQALPTASDEHKIIEAGFSPIDTAPFAPAPISEEDLTPITSATELTAEEVLAGLDISKRQSSCASGVYMIVARGSGEPQGPGRLSQVVQLIGQRIPGSVFTSVVYPANIIDFGAPAYPFSVREGIREVQRLIEARVNQCPNERIVLLGYSQGANACSTGLAGSGFGNPPLKENLRGNIRGVALFGDPAQAANQAYNRGTATDGEGILGRTDFSLPELSRYSSRLLQWCDRGDRVCAENIEPYDGAVHSNVVSRYANAAANHIANVATR, via the exons ATGGTCCGCTCCACCCTCTACCTGAACGTCGCCCTCGCGGCAATCGCTCAAGCCCTCCCAACTGCCTCCGACGAGCACAAAATCATCGAAGCCGGCTTCAGCCCAATCGACACAGCTCCCTTCGCACCAGCACCAATCTCCGAAGAAGATCTCACGCCCATCACCTCAGCGACAGAGCTCACGGCCGAAGAAGTTCTCGCGGGACTCGATATCTCCAAGCGCCAAAGCTCTTGCGCCTCAGGCGTCTACATGATCGTCGCTCGCGGATCCGGCGAACCACAAGGCCCAGGTCGTCTTTCTCAAGTTGTCCAGCTCATCGGGCAAAGAATTCCAGGCTCAGTTTTCACCAGTGTTGTCTACCCAGCCAACATTATCGACTTTGGTGCTCCAGCTTATCCTTTCTCTGTACGAGAAGGTATTCGAGAAGTTCAGCGATTGATCGAAGCGAGAGTAAACCAATGTCCCAACGAGCGAATTGTCCTCCTCGGGTATAGCCAAGGCGCGAATGCGTGCTCGACAGGATTGGCTGGAAGTGGATTTGGAAATCCACCTTTGAAGGAGAACCTGCGAGGAAACA TCCGCGGCGTTGCCCTCTTCGGCGACCCAGCCCAAGCCGCCAACCAAGCCTACAACCGCGGCACTGCAACCGATGGGGAAGGGATTCTCGGCCGCACAGACTTCAGCCTTCCAGAATTGAGTCGATATTCGAGCCGTTTGCTGCAGTGGTGTGATCGCGGTGATCGTGTTTGTGCGGAGAACATCGAGCCATATGATGGTGCAGTGCATTCGAACGTTGTATCGAGATATGCCAATGCTGCGGCGAACCATATTGCGAATGTGGCGACGAGGTAG
- a CDS encoding uncharacterized protein (MEROPS:MER0030934): MYRHVHPDLGPILGQQVEGGLVQFRSIPYAAISRRFARARLLKELPRNNGDTCFDASQWGPSSIQRLDCIETDLKWNQLPEQPSRTQTQSEDCLRVTLTVPETQLKSESKIPVLAFIHGGALAVASGERYYYDPTKLCADALASQKPLLFVSINYRLGPLGFLHSPEAEELLPPNNGLYDQLLAFEWIREFIAGFGGDPENVTAIGQSAGAASLELHNCNPRKEPLFRQSAVLSGSGSIISVQSPEEHHVEFCKMAKSLGIDAKERPAQDVARELLDVPVESIRDLALHGSFCSETELVPDKDWATMRHANTLKPNAWLKSQIISSCTYDGSISYLVEHAKNRQKRAASFESTCKKQLKHPEDMLNIYGISAIDSDEDALLKIGQVVTDAGFYAPAISMLNGASDSPTESYMVSFDIPNPWPGPLPQNQCASHTWDVVSLLGPYEDQLPVEMREGVSAWRHLIIGYCHGEPPGKSWSPKERFIQRVGSRGLEQLGPLEVQALPAEKLLGLAHKEGGEQGFDHMWHNTVRFYLDKEESEAAKL; this comes from the exons ATGTATCGACACGTACACCCGGACCTGGGTCCGATCCTGGGCCAGCAGGTCGAAGGCGGACTGGTGCAATTTCGGTCGATTCCGTATGCTGCTATTTCACGACGCTTCGCCCGGGCACGTCTTCTGAAAGAGCTGCCACGGAACAACGGCGACACTTGCTTCGATGCGTCTCAATGGGGACCTTCCAGTATCCAGCGACTCGATTGCATCGAGACAGACCTCAAATGGAATCAGCTTCCCGAGCAGCCTAGCAGAACTCAGACACAATCAGAGGACTGCCTTCGAGTGACTCTGACTGTGCCTGAGACGCAACTGAAGTCAGAGTCAAAGATCCCTGTCCTGGCGTTCATACATGGTGGAGCTCTTGCAGTTGCTTCTGGTGAGCGGTATTATTATGATCCCACCAAGCTTTGTGCAGATGCACTTGCATCGCAAAAACCGCTGTTGTTTGTGTCGATCAATTACAGACTCGGTCCATTAGGTTTCTTGCACTCTCCAGAAGCGGAGGAACTGCTACCGCCCAACAATGGACTGTACGATCAGCTGTTGGCCTTCGAATGGATCCGAGAGTTCATCGCGGGTTTTGGAGGCGATCCGGAGAATGTCACAGCAATTGGACAATCTGCAGGTGCTGCAAGCTTGGAGTTGCACAATTGCAATCCTAGAAAGGAGCCGCTTTTTCGTCAATCGGCCGTTCTGTCCGGGTCCGGTAGCATAATCTCAGTGCAAAGTCCAGAAGAGCATCATGTCGAGTTCTGTAAGATG GCCAAAAGTCTTGGCATAGATGCAAAAGAACGCCCTGCACAAGATGTCGCCCGTGAGCTTCTGGATGTGCCTGTGGAATCTATTCGTGATTTAGCACTTCATGGATCTTTCTGCTCAGAAACAGAACTGGTTCCCGACAAGGACTGGGCAACAATGCGCCACGCGAACACCTTGAAGCCGAATGCTTGGCTCAAATCGCAAATCATCAGCTCTTGTACTTACGATGGATCCATCTCATACCTTGTGGAGCACGCGAAGAATCGCCAGAAGAGGGCGGCTTCTTTTGAGTCAACTTGCAAGAAGCAGTTGAAGCACCCTGAAGACATGCTGAATATTTACGGCATCAGTGCCATCGACTCCGATGAGGACGCCTTGCTGAAGATCGGGCAGGTTGTCACTGATGCAGGATTCTATGCACCAGCGATTAGCATGCTCAATGGTGCGAGCGATTCACCAACAGAAAGCTACATGGTGTCATTCGACATTCCCAATCCTTGGCCCGGACCACTGCCACAAAATCAATGCGCCAGTCATACGTGGGATGTTGTCTCGCTTTTGGGCCCCTACGAGGACCAATTGCCTGTAGAAATGCGCGAAGGTGTCTCAGCCTGGCGACATCTCATCATCGGATACTGCCATGGCGAGCCACCAGGGAAAAGCTGGAGTCCTAAAGAGCGCTTCATACAGCGAGTAGGCTCGCGCGGCCTTGAGCAGCTTGGACCTCTCGAAGTGCAAGCGCTTCCGGCTGAAAAGCTGTTAGGTCTGGCTCACAAAGAGGGAGGTGAACAAGGCTTCGACCATATGTGGCACAATACTGTGAGGTTCTACCTTGACAAGGAGGAATCCGAAGCGGCCAAGTTGTAA
- a CDS encoding uncharacterized protein (CAZy:GH3): MVRSEKLRAAAAFLASLALVNGQNETTTPGVPAWNHEDYTTSPPVYPSPNITGIGWEEALEKAKEWVAQLTTEEKSALVTGTEGPCVGNIAPIPRLGFNGLCLQDGPLAIRQAVYANVYPAGLTVGASWDKKLAYERAVHIADEYREKGSQVILGPVAGPLGRSGLGGRNWEGFSVDPYLTGIFMYETIKGHQDRGVQACAKHLVGNEQETQRNPTTNDNNITIEAISSNIDDRTMHELYLWPFQDAVHAGVASFMCSYNRLNASYACQNSKLLNGILKEELGFPGWVVSDWMATHAGYHAADAGLDMNMPGGIEFQVSQPSFWGANLTTSVNNGSLAASRLDDMAHRIMAPYFYLGQDQDYPLIDPSTPSTQRTWNTSQYRYNWTYGDEVVDLRNAERVKHIRELGSAGSVLLKNVNNTLPLKNPQNIGVFGNDAGDIDDGLYFAQLTQEIGYEFGVLPTAGGSGTGRHTYVVTPLEAIKAKAGEGALVQYILNNTIIAAEGGFVRVLPSPPDVCLVFLKTWASEAYDRTSLLPDFNGTGVVEAVAKECANTVVITHSAGLNVLPFADHPNVTAIVAAHLGGQEVGNSIVDLLWGEINPSGKLPYTIAKGVNDYDFVPIINSTELLETDDPNAWQDDFEEGLLTDYHHFDYYNLSVQYEFGFGLSYTTFELEGAEITPLTEGPIAALPEDLPVAVGGNPALWEKLYSVKTTVTNTGDIAGATVPQLYLALPQIANSAITPPRVLRGFEKVHLEPGESQEVTFELNRRDISHWDIYSQQWKISEGAKIGVEVGLSSRDIIATGEFTPIEKAAYRPRRV; encoded by the exons ATGGTTCGTTCAGAGAAGCTgcgcgcagcagctgcctTCCTGGCATCTCTTGCTCTGGTCAATGGACAAAACGAGACCACCACCCCAGGTGTCCCAGCCTGGAACCACGAGGACTACACCACCAGTCCTCCAGTCTACCCATCGC CAAACATCACCGGCATTGGCTGGGAGGAAGCTCTCGAGAAGGCCAAGGAGTGGGTTGCACAGTTGACTACTGAAGAGAAGTCAGCACTCGTTACTGGTACTGAGGGACCTTGCGTTGGAAACATCGCACCCATTCCTCGTCTTGGCTTCAATGGCCTTTGCCTCCAAGATGGTCCTCTCGCCATACGTCAAGCAGTTTACGCAAATGTCTATCCCGCAG GTCTGACTGTTGGTGCTTCATGGGACAAGAAACTTGCATATGAGAGAGCTGTACACATAGCAGACGAGTACAGAGAGAAGGGATCTCAGGTCATTCTGGGACCTGTCGCTGGTCCTCTTGGACGAAGTGGTCTTGGAGGCAGAAACTGG GAAGGTTTCTCAGTCGATCCATACTTGACTGGTATCTTCATGTACGAGACCATCAAGGGACACCAAGACCGAGGTGTTCAAGCTTGCGCAAAGC ACTTGGTGGGTAACGAGCAAGAGACTCAGCGTAACCCAACCACgaacgacaacaacatcaccatcgaAGCTATCTCCTCCAACATCGACGATCGCACGATGCACGAACTCTATCTCTGGCCCTTCCAAGATGCCGTCCATGCTGGTGTGGCATCTTTCATGTGCTCATACAACCGTCTCAACGCATCTTACGCCTGCCAGAACAGCAAGCTTCTAAATGGCATCCTGAAGGAAGAGCTTGGTTTCCCGGGCTGGGTTGTCTCCGACTGGATGGCAACACATGCTGGATACCACGCTGCAGATGCAGGTCTCGACATGAACATGCCCGGCGGTATTGAGTTCCAGGTTTCTCAGCCATCCTTCTGGGGTGCCAACCTCACCACTTCGGTCAACAACGGCAGCTTGGCTGCCAGTCGTTTGGACGACATGGCACACCGCATCATGGCACCATATTTCTACTTGGGTCAGGACCAGGACTACCCACTTATCGATCCATCTACTCCATCTACTCAACGCACCTGGAACACTAGCCAGTACCGCTACAACTGGACCTACGGTGATGAGGTGGTTGATCTTCGTAATGCCGAGAGAGTCAAGCACATTCGCGAGCTTGGCTCCGCTGGTTCCGTCCTCCTCAAGAACGTTAACAACACTCTGCCACTCAAGAACCCACAAAACATTGGTGTTTTCGGTAACGATGCCGGTGACATTGATGATGGATTGTACTTCGCTCAACTCACCCAAGAGATCGGCTACGAGTTTGGTGTACTTCCTACTGCGGGAGGGTCTGGTACTGGTCGACACACCTACGTGGTGACCCCACTCGAGGCCATCAAGGCCAAGGCTGGCGAGGGTGCTCTTGTCCAGTACATTCTCAACAacaccatcatcgccgccgaaGGTGGCTTCGTTCGCGTCCTTCCATCGCCTCCAGATGTctgcctcgtcttcctcaagACCTGGGCATCTGAGGCTTACGACCGTACCAGCCTGCTCCCTGACTTCAACGGTACTGGTGTTGTTGAGGCTGTTGCCAAGGAGTGTGCTAACACCGTCGTGATCACTCACTCCGCTGGTCTGAACGTCCTGCCATTCGCTGACCACCCTAACGTCACTGCCATCGTCGCAGCTCACCTTGGTGGACAGGAAGTTGGAAACTCCATCGTCGACCTCCTCTGGGGTGAGATCAACCCAAGCGGCAAGCTCCCATACACCATCGCCAAGGGCGTGAACGACTACGACTTCGTCCCAATCATCAACTCCACCGAGCTCCTCGAGACCGACGACCCCAACGCCTGGCAagacgacttcgaagagGGTCTTCTCACCGACTACCACCACTTCGACTACTACAACCTCAGCGTCCAATACGAATTCGGTTTCGGTCTCTCCTACACCACTTTCGAACTCGAGGGCGCAGAAATCACCCCTCTCACCGAAGGCCCAATTGCTGCCCTCCCAGAAGACCTCCCAGTCGCCGTCGGTGGTAACCCAGCCCTCTGGGAGAAACTCTACTCCGTCAAGACCACCGTCACCAACACCGGCGATATCGCCGGTGCCACTGTTCCTCAACTCTACCTCGCTCTTCCACAAATCGCCAACTCGGCGATCACTCCTCCACGCGTCCTGCGTGGTTTCGAGAAGGTTCACCTCGAGCCTGGTGAGAGCCAGGAAGTTACTTTCGAGCTCAACCGCCGCGACATCTCCCACTGGGATATCTACTCGCAGCAGTGGAAGATCTCGGAAGGAGCGAAGATTGGTGTTGAGGTTGGGCTCTCGAGCAGGGATATTATTGCTACGGGCGAGTTTACGCCTATTGAGAAGGCTGCGTACAGGCCTCGCAGGGTTTAA